The uncultured Sphaerochaeta sp. genome includes a window with the following:
- a CDS encoding DUF4386 family protein, with protein sequence MNTTPLQHHSFYKVSFWASLAMLVLIPMQIIVFVLSPHPTTVQGWLELFNRSWVLGVIHFDGLYIINNIILAVIYVALFLLLVDEHPTLMILATLFGLLGIASYFASNKAVEMFFLSREYWSGKTNLPDEVFFASVQGLLLAWKGTAFDIYYILNGITLFLISSAMLKSHIFKSSFAIVGFISAFLMIIPSNFGAVGMVFSLLSLIPWYLFTIMIARVFWNNSKK encoded by the coding sequence ATGAATACAACTCCTTTACAGCATCATAGCTTCTATAAGGTTTCCTTCTGGGCCTCCCTTGCCATGCTTGTCCTTATCCCTATGCAAATAATCGTTTTTGTGCTCTCTCCCCACCCTACTACCGTGCAGGGATGGTTGGAACTATTCAACAGGAGTTGGGTTTTGGGTGTTATTCATTTCGACGGGTTGTATATCATCAATAATATTATCCTGGCTGTCATATATGTAGCTCTTTTCTTATTGTTGGTGGATGAGCATCCAACTCTCATGATCCTTGCCACACTGTTTGGATTACTCGGAATAGCCTCCTATTTTGCATCCAACAAGGCAGTGGAAATGTTCTTTCTCAGTAGAGAATATTGGAGTGGGAAAACCAACCTTCCTGACGAGGTTTTCTTTGCCTCGGTTCAGGGATTGCTGCTTGCTTGGAAGGGAACTGCATTCGATATCTATTATATTTTGAATGGAATTACCCTTTTCCTCATTTCGTCGGCCATGCTAAAAAGTCACATATTCAAATCCAGTTTTGCAATCGTTGGTTTCATCTCCGCTTTTCTTATGATCATCCCATCAAACTTCGGAGCTGTGGGAATGGTTTTCAGCCTGCTTTCGCTTATACCCTGGTATCTTTTTACGATCATGATAGCGAGAGTGTTTTGGAATAATTCAAAAAAGTGA
- a CDS encoding CPBP family intramembrane glutamic endopeptidase gives MNEGKDKTVLRRALLWIFVYIVLVNIGDEIGRQTGMGSLITALILVGFSVVLLKTHHLQDLLLRLPERNIYASVWFFIPLLVLALIHWFVGLEATLGLSDFLVVALLMMAVGFIEEALFRGLLFLAIEKNSTTKRAIIISGVTFGFGHIVNLLRGYSSTELLSQIAVAIAVGILLALLVAKTRSITPGVIFHALFNFSGTVTSQDAELQAMLLVPILVISVLYSIIISRKSSKGVVLVG, from the coding sequence ATGAACGAAGGTAAAGACAAAACGGTATTACGGCGCGCACTTCTCTGGATATTTGTCTACATCGTATTGGTGAATATCGGGGATGAGATCGGGAGGCAAACAGGTATGGGAAGTCTCATCACTGCATTGATACTGGTCGGTTTTTCTGTAGTGTTACTGAAAACCCATCATCTGCAAGACCTCTTGTTGCGATTGCCAGAGCGAAATATCTACGCAAGCGTATGGTTTTTTATACCACTCTTGGTGCTTGCACTCATTCACTGGTTTGTAGGCCTGGAAGCTACCTTGGGTCTTTCGGATTTCCTGGTTGTTGCCTTATTGATGATGGCGGTAGGGTTTATTGAGGAAGCGCTCTTTCGTGGATTGCTGTTTCTGGCAATCGAGAAGAACTCCACTACCAAAAGGGCAATCATCATAAGTGGTGTTACCTTTGGTTTTGGCCATATAGTAAACTTGCTGAGGGGCTACAGCAGTACGGAACTACTCTCCCAGATAGCAGTAGCAATAGCTGTCGGAATATTGCTTGCTCTTCTCGTGGCAAAAACACGAAGCATTACCCCTGGTGTAATTTTCCATGCCCTGTTCAATTTCAGTGGAACGGTGACCAGCCAGGATGCAGAACTGCAAGCAATGCTGCTCGTCCCCATCCTTGTCATTTCAGTTCTCTACAGTATTATTATCAGCCGTAAATCATCAAAGGGCGTGGTATTGGTTGGCTGA
- a CDS encoding DUF1566 domain-containing protein, with the protein MNELLYGTGGTGEMASAQEENNTGSELDGNISGTYFSENWGEIVFIQRDNQVTGTFPNGTIEGTLTGNTLEGRWAGPWVAGRMRLKFSSDASSFSGYEVYGNLEPEANNPDARPWSGTRTGSLPDQETKTQELVSPPIAEKSTAATASSTGSSSAFNATGVYRTSLGELTLSQNGSTVTGSYPQSTLTGQMSGYELTGQIYSLGTTADIRFTFASDGSGFQGEMLYQGDSHVWNGTKISGNAPPQQGVANKQPEIESKQATPLSVSGTYYSDNWGEIVLEQRGEYVSGSYPNGIIAGTLTGNTLDGTWESPWTRGRMILKFSPDAKSFSGYENIGSLEPNASNPDSNLWTGVRTGSPPQGSTGTETTQVDTDQFDLYYGGWIDVNEDSSGFVFGADTSLILFFDGEIAEGYWTTNGKNITLFVEGPQGDYVTFEGTYDSNGTNLLLTIDGDQLVLERHWVSNKDDVVAFNNQLKPETPVQSGTIAGVYDTNFGKMTLTQRGSSVTGEYPMGEVQGNFSNNTFSGTFSSMGIEGTFNLVFTPNGAAFEGKMVVDKYTDYLWTGTKISTGEQSSSASTTVPSQSSPSSYSVGMNGPAGGIIFYDKGEFSNGWRYLELAPQGAEMTKMWAPNNEMTAGVFDVDDEIGRGEDYTGKIVRSYANITSGNDYAAQACESLSYGGFNDWFLPSHTELVEIYNKVHKEGLGGFARDLYWSSTEWKDGSNSYAYYLNFDDGSQYVSSKMDSLKVRPVRAF; encoded by the coding sequence ATGAATGAGTTACTGTACGGCACAGGAGGCACTGGTGAAATGGCCTCCGCTCAAGAGGAGAACAATACAGGCAGTGAACTTGACGGCAATATTAGCGGAACATACTTCAGTGAAAACTGGGGTGAAATTGTTTTTATACAGAGAGATAATCAGGTTACAGGAACATTCCCAAACGGTACGATAGAAGGAACACTCACTGGAAATACGTTGGAAGGAAGGTGGGCAGGACCTTGGGTAGCGGGAAGGATGCGACTGAAATTCTCCTCTGATGCAAGCAGCTTCAGTGGCTATGAGGTCTATGGCAACCTAGAACCGGAAGCAAACAATCCTGATGCTCGTCCTTGGAGTGGAACAAGGACAGGATCACTACCAGACCAAGAAACAAAAACACAGGAACTTGTGTCACCTCCAATTGCAGAGAAATCCACTGCTGCCACTGCCTCGAGTACAGGATCATCGTCAGCGTTCAATGCCACTGGAGTGTATAGGACAAGCTTAGGTGAACTGACTTTGTCCCAAAATGGAAGTACCGTAACGGGAAGTTATCCTCAGAGCACACTTACGGGACAGATGTCCGGCTATGAACTTACTGGGCAAATCTACTCGCTTGGAACGACAGCAGATATTCGCTTTACCTTCGCTTCTGATGGCAGTGGTTTTCAGGGAGAGATGTTGTACCAAGGGGACAGCCATGTATGGAATGGTACGAAAATCAGTGGGAATGCCCCACCCCAACAAGGGGTAGCCAACAAGCAACCTGAAATTGAATCCAAGCAAGCTACACCACTATCTGTGAGCGGTACCTACTACAGTGATAACTGGGGGGAGATTGTTCTGGAGCAGCGAGGTGAGTATGTAAGTGGTAGTTATCCAAATGGAATAATTGCTGGAACACTCACGGGAAATACACTGGACGGAACCTGGGAAAGTCCTTGGACGCGAGGCAGAATGATACTGAAATTCTCACCTGATGCCAAAAGCTTCAGTGGATATGAGAATATTGGTTCACTCGAACCAAATGCGAGCAACCCTGATTCTAATCTATGGACGGGGGTAAGGACTGGCTCACCACCCCAAGGAAGTACGGGTACGGAAACTACGCAGGTCGATACTGATCAATTCGATCTATATTATGGTGGTTGGATCGATGTGAATGAGGACTCCTCTGGCTTTGTGTTCGGTGCCGACACGTCATTAATCCTATTCTTCGATGGTGAGATAGCCGAGGGATACTGGACCACGAACGGCAAGAACATCACCTTGTTTGTAGAAGGTCCCCAAGGTGATTATGTCACTTTTGAGGGTACGTATGATTCTAATGGGACTAATTTACTCCTTACAATCGATGGCGACCAGCTGGTATTGGAGCGACATTGGGTCAGCAACAAAGATGATGTGGTTGCATTCAATAATCAGTTAAAACCTGAGACACCTGTACAGTCAGGTACCATAGCGGGAGTATACGATACCAATTTCGGAAAAATGACACTCACCCAGAGAGGATCATCGGTAACAGGAGAATATCCGATGGGAGAGGTCCAAGGAAATTTCTCTAACAATACGTTCTCAGGAACCTTTTCCTCCATGGGAATTGAAGGTACGTTCAATCTTGTTTTTACCCCCAATGGTGCTGCATTCGAGGGAAAGATGGTGGTTGATAAATACACCGACTATCTTTGGACAGGTACGAAAATATCAACTGGAGAACAAAGTTCATCAGCTTCGACAACCGTGCCATCGCAGAGCTCTCCGTCTTCCTATTCGGTTGGCATGAATGGTCCAGCCGGAGGAATAATCTTCTATGACAAGGGTGAATTCAGTAATGGATGGCGCTATCTTGAGCTTGCTCCACAAGGCGCCGAAATGACTAAAATGTGGGCTCCCAACAACGAGATGACTGCAGGCGTATTTGATGTTGATGATGAGATCGGAAGGGGTGAAGACTATACCGGGAAAATTGTTCGCTCTTATGCCAACATTACTTCTGGGAATGACTACGCCGCACAAGCATGCGAGAGTCTTTCCTATGGTGGATTCAATGATTGGTTCCTGCCTTCACACACAGAATTGGTAGAAATCTACAACAAGGTACATAAGGAAGGTTTGGGAGGTTTTGCCAGAGATCTGTATTGGTCATCCACAGAATGGAAAGATGGGAGCAACAGCTATGCTTATTATCTTAATTTCGATGATGGATCCCAGTACGTGAGTTCAAAGATGGACTCCTTGAAGGTTCGGCCGGTGAGAGCTTTCTAG
- a CDS encoding ATP-binding protein, whose translation MKFFGRDYELDILNTIYMQCKSSYGKITVINGRRRIGKTLLAKEYAKDKDSVYLFTSRKTEKLLCEEYLPLYEQLTGEPYIGSVERFSEIFELFMKYGITKPFVLIVDEFQEYAHINPSVFSEIQNIWDSYKFRTHVHILFIGSIYSMMVNIFQNEKEPLFGRADRILYLKPFSIFTIKEVLEVYDAYTVDNLFIYYLITGGVPRYMEILLENTCFTQEMVLDYILSKDSFFLEEGKNLLIQEFGKEYGIYFSILELIASGKTSRQEIESVITKSIGGHLQRLEDEYDIVRKVRPIGAKKDSRNQKYQIKDHFMRFWFRFIYKNFSQIENERFTYVIKLIHRDLPTYSGHTLERLFLDIYSRSSDYSVIGTYWERGNINEIDLVAIDDFHRTMSIAEIKLNEEKISIQKLQKKAEGLVKTYSDYAIQYEALSMEDIEDKMEEYTDLS comes from the coding sequence ATGAAGTTTTTTGGAAGGGACTATGAGCTTGATATCCTCAACACTATTTACATGCAGTGCAAATCCTCATATGGAAAGATTACGGTAATTAACGGACGAAGGCGAATAGGGAAGACGCTTCTTGCAAAAGAATACGCAAAAGACAAGGATTCAGTGTATCTGTTTACAAGTAGGAAAACGGAGAAACTGTTGTGTGAGGAGTATCTTCCATTATATGAACAATTGACTGGAGAGCCTTATATCGGAAGTGTTGAACGATTCTCTGAGATTTTTGAATTATTCATGAAATATGGAATCACTAAACCATTCGTTCTTATAGTTGATGAGTTCCAGGAGTATGCACACATAAACCCAAGTGTTTTTTCAGAGATTCAGAATATCTGGGATTCTTATAAATTCAGGACCCATGTACATATTCTTTTTATTGGATCAATATATTCCATGATGGTTAACATCTTTCAGAACGAGAAAGAACCTCTCTTTGGAAGAGCAGACAGAATCCTCTATCTAAAACCTTTTTCAATATTCACGATAAAAGAAGTTCTTGAAGTGTACGATGCATATACTGTTGATAACTTGTTTATATACTACCTCATTACTGGGGGAGTTCCACGGTATATGGAGATACTCCTTGAAAATACCTGTTTTACGCAGGAAATGGTACTTGATTACATACTGAGTAAAGATTCCTTTTTCTTAGAGGAAGGAAAAAATCTCCTTATCCAGGAATTCGGGAAAGAGTATGGAATCTATTTTTCAATACTTGAGTTGATTGCTTCTGGAAAAACATCAAGGCAAGAAATTGAGTCGGTAATCACCAAGAGTATTGGTGGACACCTCCAACGTCTTGAGGATGAATATGATATAGTCAGAAAAGTACGTCCCATTGGCGCCAAGAAAGATTCAAGAAATCAGAAGTACCAGATCAAAGACCATTTCATGAGATTCTGGTTTCGATTTATCTACAAGAATTTTTCACAAATTGAAAATGAGCGATTCACCTATGTAATAAAACTGATACATCGAGATCTGCCTACCTATTCAGGGCATACCCTTGAACGTCTATTCCTTGATATCTATTCTCGTTCTTCAGACTATTCTGTCATTGGCACCTATTGGGAACGGGGAAATATAAATGAAATAGACCTCGTAGCGATTGATGATTTCCATCGAACGATGAGCATTGCAGAAATCAAACTCAACGAAGAGAAGATCAGCATACAAAAACTACAGAAAAAAGCAGAGGGATTAGTGAAAACCTATAGTGATTATGCAATACAGTATGAGGCTCTATCAATGGAAGACATTGAGGATAAAATGGAGGAATACACAGATCTCTCCTAG
- a CDS encoding TetR/AcrR family transcriptional regulator, with translation MPPKVRISEQAIVDAAIQIIRDDGEGALNARSLAKALGCSVQPIFHNFPSMEHLREAVYQKVDSLFEEQLLQGLGKNEIPFLGMGLSYIDFARREKHLFRLLFMSDVFQGKQVIDLAADDVNKPIISIIAQMTQLTEKQSEQIFLGIWLMVHGIASMLATNECSLEDAQITQLLQHTFTGLKNEYSKEGT, from the coding sequence ATGCCACCAAAAGTAAGAATATCAGAACAAGCTATTGTGGACGCTGCAATCCAGATTATTCGGGACGATGGGGAAGGGGCCTTGAATGCTCGTTCACTCGCCAAGGCACTTGGATGTTCCGTACAGCCGATATTTCATAACTTCCCCTCGATGGAGCATCTCAGAGAGGCTGTGTATCAGAAGGTTGATTCCCTTTTCGAGGAGCAGTTGCTCCAAGGCTTGGGAAAAAACGAAATTCCCTTTCTTGGAATGGGTCTCTCATATATTGATTTCGCCAGGAGAGAGAAGCACCTGTTCAGGTTATTGTTCATGTCGGATGTATTTCAAGGAAAACAAGTCATTGACCTGGCAGCGGATGATGTAAATAAGCCGATCATAAGCATTATCGCCCAAATGACACAACTTACAGAGAAGCAATCAGAACAGATATTCCTGGGTATTTGGCTCATGGTGCATGGCATTGCCTCAATGTTGGCCACCAATGAGTGCAGTCTGGAAGATGCACAGATTACCCAGCTTCTACAGCATACGTTTACAGGTTTGAAAAATGAATACAGTAAAGAAGGAACATGA
- a CDS encoding FGGY-family carbohydrate kinase: MDSKQYLLAYDVGTTGMKTCLFSAGGHLELVASALAKYPLYLFEGGGAEQDPEDWWRAMVTTTGDVISRAAVNPADIKGISFCSQMQGLVLVDREGRPIRNAFSYLDQRATKELKEGMAHGPKIEGANIGKLLVSLAITRAVATSVKDPVWKYHWVRNHEPDAFSRIYKWLDVKEYLIAKLTGSFIMTEDSAFATLLFDTKKRAWSPVMCRMLKVNPDHLPRIIQSTEQAGMLTGTAAGYLGLNAGTPVFGGGGDAASIGIGAGATNPGDTHIYMGTSGWLSTVVEKSMVDPATKTAAIVSALPGRYTYFSELETAGKCLEWVKDHLALDEINLYLEKKLVTDSPEAIAKNLYDYMASVIDTVPPGSNGVIFTPWLHGNRCPFEDSKARGMFFNLSLETGKTEMIRAVTEGVCLHMRWFLEMQEKKIKTSSVIRFVGGGALSPITCQILSDTLGRKIQSIENPQNVGALGAAIIAGLGLGLYQSEKEATDAIPKGRVYEPRIETKKVYDRNYKVYTQLYRSNKKHFAALNA, from the coding sequence ATGGACAGTAAACAATACCTTCTCGCCTACGATGTTGGTACTACGGGAATGAAGACCTGTCTTTTCTCAGCTGGTGGCCACTTGGAGCTTGTTGCCTCTGCACTTGCCAAGTACCCATTGTATCTCTTTGAGGGTGGCGGTGCAGAGCAGGATCCAGAGGATTGGTGGAGGGCAATGGTCACCACGACAGGGGATGTCATTTCTAGGGCTGCAGTCAATCCTGCCGACATCAAGGGAATCTCCTTCTGTTCCCAGATGCAAGGGTTGGTACTTGTTGACAGGGAAGGGAGACCAATCAGGAATGCATTCAGTTATCTTGACCAACGGGCAACCAAGGAATTGAAGGAGGGAATGGCCCATGGTCCAAAAATCGAAGGCGCAAATATAGGGAAGCTTCTGGTCTCCCTAGCCATCACGAGAGCAGTAGCAACCAGTGTAAAGGATCCAGTTTGGAAATATCATTGGGTAAGAAACCATGAACCTGATGCTTTTTCCCGTATCTACAAGTGGCTTGATGTGAAGGAGTACCTGATAGCGAAGCTAACCGGTTCGTTTATCATGACTGAAGACTCAGCGTTCGCCACATTATTGTTTGATACAAAGAAAAGAGCCTGGAGTCCTGTTATGTGCAGAATGCTCAAGGTCAACCCAGACCATCTGCCTAGGATCATACAATCCACAGAACAAGCCGGAATGCTTACAGGGACTGCAGCTGGGTATCTGGGTTTAAATGCAGGCACACCGGTCTTTGGAGGGGGTGGAGATGCCGCTTCAATCGGAATTGGAGCAGGTGCTACCAATCCTGGAGATACCCATATCTATATGGGAACCTCAGGATGGCTTTCCACTGTAGTTGAGAAAAGCATGGTTGATCCTGCAACAAAAACAGCAGCAATTGTAAGTGCACTTCCTGGGAGATATACCTATTTCTCTGAACTCGAGACAGCTGGAAAATGTCTGGAATGGGTCAAGGACCATCTTGCCCTGGATGAGATCAATCTCTATCTGGAGAAGAAACTGGTAACAGATTCTCCTGAGGCTATTGCCAAAAACCTCTATGACTACATGGCTTCAGTAATCGATACCGTACCTCCTGGAAGCAATGGGGTGATCTTCACTCCATGGTTGCATGGTAATCGATGTCCCTTTGAGGACAGCAAAGCCAGAGGGATGTTTTTCAATCTTTCACTTGAAACCGGGAAGACGGAGATGATCAGGGCAGTCACTGAAGGAGTCTGTCTGCATATGCGCTGGTTCTTGGAAATGCAGGAGAAGAAGATCAAAACATCTTCGGTTATCCGGTTTGTAGGGGGTGGGGCGCTTTCCCCGATAACCTGCCAGATTCTCAGTGACACCTTGGGAAGAAAAATACAGAGTATCGAGAACCCGCAGAACGTAGGAGCCTTGGGTGCTGCCATTATTGCAGGTCTTGGACTCGGCCTTTACCAGAGTGAGAAAGAGGCAACTGATGCAATCCCAAAGGGGAGGGTTTATGAGCCAAGGATAGAGACAAAGAAAGTGTATGACCGTAATTACAAGGTGTATACACAACTCTATAGATCCAACAAGAAGCACTTTGCTGCCTTGAATGCATAG
- a CDS encoding GtrA family protein, whose amino-acid sequence MEQNNNTAMTGKQNLIQFAKFVLFSISAGVIQVLVFTLLEEVFHLQYWPSYLTALIASVLYNFTVNRRFTFKSANNIPKAMTQLGIYYLIFTPLSTWWGDALVGLGISDYLVLGGTMVVNLISEFCVNRFIIYRTSMNTRVKPAKTPSI is encoded by the coding sequence ATGGAACAAAACAACAATACTGCGATGACCGGAAAACAGAATCTCATCCAATTTGCGAAGTTCGTACTCTTCTCCATCAGTGCGGGAGTCATCCAGGTACTGGTATTCACCCTGTTGGAAGAAGTGTTTCATCTCCAGTATTGGCCCAGTTATCTTACCGCACTCATTGCAAGTGTCCTCTACAACTTCACGGTGAATCGGCGTTTTACATTTAAAAGTGCAAACAATATCCCCAAGGCCATGACACAGCTGGGAATCTATTATCTTATTTTCACCCCACTTTCCACATGGTGGGGCGATGCCTTGGTTGGCCTTGGTATCTCCGACTACCTTGTACTGGGCGGTACGATGGTGGTCAACCTGATATCAGAGTTCTGTGTCAATCGATTCATCATCTACAGAACTTCGATGAATACCCGTGTAAAGCCGGCAAAAACACCATCCATCTAG
- a CDS encoding fructose bisphosphate aldolase: MNREQLSRMVTGKGFIAALDQSGGSTPKALLQYGIPEDAYATDKEMFDLVHAMRTRIITSPAFTDAHILGAILFEDTMDRTIEGMPTSEYLWKTKRIVPFLKVDKGLADIAEGVQLMKPIPDLEPLLEKAVEQGIFGTKMRSVIKESNPKGIRKIVEQQFEIAKIILKAGLVPIIEPEVDIHSMDKQASEKILKAELVKQLEHLNEEDRVMLKLSIPTEPNFYAELQKEKHMVRVVALSGGYPRNKANKLLAKNHGLIASFSRALAQDLHVEQSDEEFNKILETSIREIYEASIT, translated from the coding sequence ATGAACAGAGAACAACTTAGCCGGATGGTAACTGGAAAAGGTTTTATCGCTGCATTGGACCAAAGTGGAGGCAGTACACCCAAAGCACTGTTGCAGTATGGAATCCCTGAAGATGCCTATGCAACGGATAAAGAGATGTTCGATCTTGTACATGCAATGCGCACCAGAATCATTACGAGCCCCGCTTTTACTGATGCCCATATTCTGGGGGCTATCCTGTTTGAAGACACCATGGACCGGACCATTGAAGGAATGCCAACTTCTGAATACCTTTGGAAAACCAAGAGAATAGTTCCATTCCTGAAAGTGGACAAAGGACTTGCTGACATCGCTGAAGGAGTTCAGTTGATGAAACCCATTCCCGACCTTGAACCATTGCTTGAGAAAGCAGTCGAGCAGGGGATTTTCGGTACAAAAATGCGATCAGTCATCAAGGAATCAAATCCTAAGGGAATCAGGAAGATAGTCGAACAGCAGTTTGAAATTGCCAAGATCATTTTGAAAGCAGGCCTTGTTCCGATCATTGAACCGGAGGTCGACATCCACAGCATGGATAAACAAGCATCAGAGAAGATACTGAAAGCTGAACTTGTCAAGCAACTTGAACACCTCAATGAAGAGGATCGGGTCATGCTTAAGCTTTCCATACCTACCGAACCAAACTTCTATGCTGAACTGCAGAAAGAGAAACACATGGTTCGTGTGGTGGCTCTCTCTGGAGGGTATCCTCGCAATAAGGCGAATAAACTCCTTGCAAAGAACCATGGACTTATCGCCAGCTTCTCAAGAGCCCTCGCGCAAGATCTGCATGTTGAGCAGAGTGATGAGGAGTTCAACAAGATACTTGAAACTTCAATACGAGAAATCTACGAGGCATCCATTACATAA
- a CDS encoding TetR/AcrR family transcriptional regulator — translation MGETKRKLTKATFDNLSEEKKLMILQTAISEFASQGFDHANINIIAEKAGISVGSLYKYFGSKQDLFLVTIHQGTEVLKTILQAIVPSEQSFEEKCRDLIKAIQKSSREQKELIRLYSELTSVGNSELVKQLSYEIESISAEMYTELVKEGQRTGEIRMDIDPAMAAFLMDNLFISLQFSYSSEYYQQRFRIFLGNDIENRDTFVLDQMVSFISSALKA, via the coding sequence ATGGGAGAAACTAAGAGAAAACTTACCAAGGCTACATTCGACAATCTCTCTGAAGAGAAGAAACTCATGATTTTACAGACTGCAATCAGTGAGTTTGCAAGCCAAGGGTTTGACCATGCAAACATCAATATCATTGCTGAGAAAGCGGGAATAAGTGTTGGGTCGTTATACAAGTATTTTGGGTCGAAGCAAGACCTTTTCCTAGTGACCATACATCAGGGTACCGAGGTGCTTAAGACAATCTTGCAGGCAATCGTGCCTTCAGAGCAATCCTTTGAAGAGAAGTGCAGGGATTTGATCAAAGCGATCCAGAAATCAAGTAGGGAGCAGAAGGAACTTATACGTCTCTACAGTGAACTAACCTCAGTGGGAAACAGTGAACTTGTCAAACAACTTTCGTATGAGATCGAATCCATCTCCGCCGAGATGTACACTGAGTTGGTCAAGGAAGGCCAGAGAACAGGTGAGATCAGGATGGATATTGATCCTGCGATGGCAGCCTTTCTCATGGACAATCTCTTCATATCCCTTCAGTTCTCATACTCAAGTGAGTATTACCAACAACGATTCAGGATATTCTTGGGCAATGATATAGAGAATCGGGACACGTTCGTCCTTGATCAGATGGTTAGCTTCATCTCCTCTGCATTGAAAGCCTGA
- a CDS encoding amidohydrolase family protein — MVGKKYGLWIIGFLLVFILLITSCLLGPRAVRLELPKPKEVNTTQAFVHATVIPMTEPDKIIENAVVIVEDKKIVYVGTDYKKIPASADRIDCTGKWIVPGLADAHVHLLFNALDPLLFLANGVTSIRNMASFTEAGRDDARFAFSDHLEFRDSVREKEVLSPWVYQASPIHEARTGKYFDKSLYLDTRSANEGLSAVRSANEKGFDYFKVYNKLPSSAFYSSVIEAKKLGMPVVGHVPHEVGIEEVIDGSLMHSIAHLTGYINPFGTFKIASERIDEIANRTADAGIWNVPTLEVWRNIVTPEHIDAIDADPWTRYISPSNRTFWSTSIESFSKLIQKQVEEYSILPSQHMEDFSLIVRALIKANAPIAAGTDSGTLNVVAGTSLHKELEGFVVLGMTPWEAIAASTVRASECFEKSEEFGTVQAGLRADLLVLDSNPLEDISNLRDINLVVVQGVPYRQSELVGMLDQMAEKNSH, encoded by the coding sequence ATGGTAGGGAAGAAGTATGGGCTTTGGATAATCGGATTCCTGTTGGTCTTCATCTTGTTGATAACCTCCTGTTTATTGGGACCCCGTGCAGTTCGCTTGGAGCTTCCAAAGCCTAAGGAGGTGAATACCACACAGGCATTTGTTCATGCAACAGTAATTCCTATGACTGAGCCTGACAAGATTATCGAGAATGCAGTGGTAATCGTAGAAGATAAAAAGATTGTATATGTGGGTACTGATTATAAAAAGATACCAGCATCTGCAGATCGTATCGACTGTACCGGCAAGTGGATTGTTCCGGGCTTGGCTGATGCGCATGTGCATCTCCTTTTCAATGCCTTGGATCCCTTGCTGTTCTTGGCAAATGGGGTGACTTCAATACGCAACATGGCTTCCTTTACTGAAGCCGGTCGGGATGATGCAAGGTTTGCCTTCAGTGACCATCTGGAATTCCGGGATTCAGTTAGAGAAAAAGAAGTGCTTTCACCTTGGGTGTACCAAGCAAGCCCCATTCATGAAGCGAGAACCGGCAAATACTTTGATAAGTCGCTCTACTTGGACACAAGGTCGGCCAACGAAGGGCTGAGTGCTGTCCGGAGTGCTAATGAGAAAGGATTTGACTATTTCAAAGTGTACAATAAGCTTCCTTCAAGTGCATTCTACAGTAGTGTAATAGAGGCCAAGAAGTTGGGTATGCCTGTGGTAGGGCATGTTCCTCATGAGGTAGGAATTGAAGAGGTAATTGATGGTTCCTTGATGCACTCCATTGCGCATCTGACCGGTTATATCAACCCATTTGGTACATTCAAGATAGCCTCTGAAAGGATTGATGAGATTGCCAACCGTACCGCTGATGCTGGTATTTGGAATGTCCCAACATTGGAAGTTTGGAGAAATATAGTCACCCCCGAACATATCGATGCCATTGATGCTGATCCTTGGACACGCTATATATCTCCGTCAAATCGGACATTCTGGTCTACATCAATTGAATCATTTTCTAAGCTCATACAGAAACAGGTGGAAGAGTATTCAATACTGCCTTCACAGCATATGGAAGATTTCTCACTGATCGTAAGGGCTCTGATCAAGGCAAATGCCCCTATTGCAGCTGGAACGGACAGTGGAACCCTGAACGTAGTAGCAGGTACTTCATTACATAAGGAATTGGAAGGCTTTGTAGTGTTGGGTATGACCCCCTGGGAGGCGATTGCTGCTTCCACGGTTCGGGCTTCTGAATGCTTCGAGAAATCAGAAGAATTCGGGACAGTGCAGGCAGGACTCCGTGCAGATCTATTGGTCTTAGACAGTAATCCACTTGAGGACATTAGCAACCTGAGGGATATCAATCTTGTTGTGGTACAGGGTGTGCCTTACAGGCAGTCTGAATTGGTGGGAATGCTTGATCAAATGGCAGAAAAGAATAGTCACTGA